In Neodiprion pinetum isolate iyNeoPine1 chromosome 6, iyNeoPine1.2, whole genome shotgun sequence, one genomic interval encodes:
- the LOC124221343 gene encoding nose resistant to fluoxetine protein 6-like isoform X3 gives MHRSQWTIRQLCFPSSCNETQVEQIMNAALGNIPVLSDLGFSATEALCAREEVEGFSVGTLSTIMFVVAVGVFLIFCTVCDFVRRRRPAEASSVMIKFSKFSFYTNILEMFVTKELPAIEGMRVLSMCWIVVHHQSFMFLLIPTVNRADVDKWYNSWTSLYIEAAPFAVDTFFLLSGFLMAYSFFLARKSGKPINWRRFYLHRYLRLTPSLAFVMLISSFLARWNGNGIIGGSFVARSVENCHENWWVNLLYLQNFVNKERMCLIHSWYLAAEMQLFWISSIIMYSLHRWPKYGLRLLGCFLVISVAIPPVVLATSSYSNRLSALRVEQGKIISENLFDFYMPTYNRGFPYFLGVLLGYDVANTKRQLTKVNAAISWIIACVLMLLCVGSTHYIYNTDIGYNLALETVYALTSRPFWSIAVAWIVYACTQGYGGPVTGFLSSPFFQPLSRISYSIYLIHVGIQVMRLTHEITLDFVANSTIIEAYLTNMVMSIGVGFFVYLCFEAPAAVLENIFTNRVLGSNQAIPTEGFDKKTRISNEATKDK, from the exons ATGCATCGAAGTCAATGGACAATCCGACAAC TTTGTTTTCCATCCTCTTGCAATGAGACGCAAGTTGAGCAGATCATGAATGCCGCCCTCGGGAACATACCGGTACTAAGCGATCTTGGATTCAGCGCTACCGAAGCATTGTGCGCACGAGAGGAAGTCGAAGGTTTCTCCGTTGGAACATTATCGACGAT AATGTTCGTAGTGGCAGTTGGCGTATTTTTGATATTCTGCACTGTCTGCGATTTCGTGAGGAGACGTAGACCAGCAGAAGCATCTTCTGTGATGATTAAATTCTCGAAATTCTCCTTCTATACAAATATACTTGAAATGTTCGTCACAAAAGAGCTACCGGCGATCGAAGGTATGAGAGTTTTGAGCATGTGCTGGATTGTCGTGCATCATCAGTCCTTCATGTTTCTTCTGATACCGACGGTCAATCGGGCGGACGTGGATAAA TGGTACAATTCATGGACATCTCTTTACATCGAGGCGGCGCCATTCGCTGTCGACACTTTCTTTCTACTGAGCGGATTTTTGATGGCTTACTCGTTTTTCCTAGCAAGAAAATCGGGAAAACCTATTAATTGGAGGAGGTTTTACCTTCATCGCTATCTCAG ATTAACCCCATCTTTGGCTTTCGTCATGTTGATTTCCTCGTTTCTTGCACGTTGGAATGGAAACGGTATCATCGGGGGCTCGTTTGTGGCTAGAAGCGTAGAGAATTGCCATGAAAATTGGTGGGTCAATTTGCTGTACCTTCAGAATTTTGTGAATAAAGAGAGGATG TGCCTCATACATAGCTGGTACTTGGCTGCAGAAATGCAACTGTTTTGGATATCTTCGATTATCATGTATTCGCTTCATCGCTGGCCAAAATACGGACTCCGTCTACTTGGCTGCTTCCTCGTAATCTCTGTTGCTATACCACCTGTCGTTTTAGCTACCAGCAGCTACTCTAATAGACTTTCTGCTTTGCGCGTTGAACAAGG GAAAATTATatcggaaaatttatttgactTCTACATGCCTACTTACAATAGAGGTTTTCCTTACTTTCTGGGAGTCCTTTTGGGTTACGACGTCGCGAATACAAAAAGGCAGCTGACAAAG GTGAACGCAGCGATCAGTTGGATCATAGCTTGTGTTCTTATGCTACTTTGCGTAGGGTCTACTCACTATATCTACAACACTGATATTGGGTACAACCTTGCATTGGAAACTGTGTATGCTCTTACGTCACGTCCGTTCTGGTCGATTGCCGTTGCCTGGATCGTTTACGCGTGTACTCAGGGTTACGGAG GACCCGTTACCGGTTTCTTGTCTTCGCCATTTTTCCAGCCACTAAGTCGGATctcatattcaatttatttgataCACGTTGGGATTCAAGTGATGAGGCTGACGCATGAAATAACCCTTGACTTTGTTGCCAACTCAACAATC ATTGAAGCTTATTTAACTAATATGGTGATGTCAATAGGGGTGGGGTTTTTCGTATACCTATGTTTCGAAGCCCCAGCTGCGGTgctggaaaatattttcaccaatcGCGTATTAGGATCAAACCAAGCCATACCAACGGAAGGGTTTGACAAGAAGACAAGGATTTCAAATGAGGCTACAAAAGACAAGTGA
- the LOC124221343 gene encoding nose resistant to fluoxetine protein 6-like isoform X1 yields the protein MFFFRNEHLAVLICALTESLVFASLKNDTIKIGTSSTNIVPYLPMRWKEEIKLAVQSSESTCAAKILAVIQAVESGQTWAVQMLDASSGFVRGNILDLGTYDECIEVNGQSDNVSIRGKLCMVSFMSIFRTLTPAISRVNDRIFSSVCFPSSCNETQVEQIMNAALGNIPVLSDLGFSATEALCAREEVEGFSVGTLSTIMFVVAVGVFLIFCTVCDFVRRRRPAEASSVMIKFSKFSFYTNILEMFVTKELPAIEGMRVLSMCWIVVHHQSFMFLLIPTVNRADVDKWYNSWTSLYIEAAPFAVDTFFLLSGFLMAYSFFLARKSGKPINWRRFYLHRYLRLTPSLAFVMLISSFLARWNGNGIIGGSFVARSVENCHENWWVNLLYLQNFVNKERMCLIHSWYLAAEMQLFWISSIIMYSLHRWPKYGLRLLGCFLVISVAIPPVVLATSSYSNRLSALRVEQGKIISENLFDFYMPTYNRGFPYFLGVLLGYDVANTKRQLTKVNAAISWIIACVLMLLCVGSTHYIYNTDIGYNLALETVYALTSRPFWSIAVAWIVYACTQGYGGPVTGFLSSPFFQPLSRISYSIYLIHVGIQVMRLTHEITLDFVANSTIIEAYLTNMVMSIGVGFFVYLCFEAPAAVLENIFTNRVLGSNQAIPTEGFDKKTRISNEATKDK from the exons ATGTTCTTCTTTCGCAATGAACACTTAGCAGTATTAATTTGTGCTTTGACGGAAAGTTTGGTTTTCGCgtctttgaaaaatgatacaaTAAAAATCGGAACATCGTCTACAAATATCGTTCCTTATTTACCAATGCGGTGGAAAGAAGAGATCAAATTGGCTGTACAATCGTCCGAATCTACCTGCGCGGCGAAAATTCTTGCTGTAATTCAGGCGGTCGAATCCGGCCAGACATGGGCCGTGCAAA TGCTAGATGCCTCGTCAGGATTTGTAAGAGGTAACATTCTGGATCTCGGAACGTACGATGAATGCATCGAAGTCAATGGACAATCCGACAACGTCAGTATTCGAGGGAAGCTGTGCATGGTGTCGTTTATGTCGATCTTTCGCACACTTACACCTGCAATCAGTCGAGTTAATGATCGCATTTTCTCATCAGTTTGTTTTCCATCCTCTTGCAATGAGACGCAAGTTGAGCAGATCATGAATGCCGCCCTCGGGAACATACCGGTACTAAGCGATCTTGGATTCAGCGCTACCGAAGCATTGTGCGCACGAGAGGAAGTCGAAGGTTTCTCCGTTGGAACATTATCGACGAT AATGTTCGTAGTGGCAGTTGGCGTATTTTTGATATTCTGCACTGTCTGCGATTTCGTGAGGAGACGTAGACCAGCAGAAGCATCTTCTGTGATGATTAAATTCTCGAAATTCTCCTTCTATACAAATATACTTGAAATGTTCGTCACAAAAGAGCTACCGGCGATCGAAGGTATGAGAGTTTTGAGCATGTGCTGGATTGTCGTGCATCATCAGTCCTTCATGTTTCTTCTGATACCGACGGTCAATCGGGCGGACGTGGATAAA TGGTACAATTCATGGACATCTCTTTACATCGAGGCGGCGCCATTCGCTGTCGACACTTTCTTTCTACTGAGCGGATTTTTGATGGCTTACTCGTTTTTCCTAGCAAGAAAATCGGGAAAACCTATTAATTGGAGGAGGTTTTACCTTCATCGCTATCTCAG ATTAACCCCATCTTTGGCTTTCGTCATGTTGATTTCCTCGTTTCTTGCACGTTGGAATGGAAACGGTATCATCGGGGGCTCGTTTGTGGCTAGAAGCGTAGAGAATTGCCATGAAAATTGGTGGGTCAATTTGCTGTACCTTCAGAATTTTGTGAATAAAGAGAGGATG TGCCTCATACATAGCTGGTACTTGGCTGCAGAAATGCAACTGTTTTGGATATCTTCGATTATCATGTATTCGCTTCATCGCTGGCCAAAATACGGACTCCGTCTACTTGGCTGCTTCCTCGTAATCTCTGTTGCTATACCACCTGTCGTTTTAGCTACCAGCAGCTACTCTAATAGACTTTCTGCTTTGCGCGTTGAACAAGG GAAAATTATatcggaaaatttatttgactTCTACATGCCTACTTACAATAGAGGTTTTCCTTACTTTCTGGGAGTCCTTTTGGGTTACGACGTCGCGAATACAAAAAGGCAGCTGACAAAG GTGAACGCAGCGATCAGTTGGATCATAGCTTGTGTTCTTATGCTACTTTGCGTAGGGTCTACTCACTATATCTACAACACTGATATTGGGTACAACCTTGCATTGGAAACTGTGTATGCTCTTACGTCACGTCCGTTCTGGTCGATTGCCGTTGCCTGGATCGTTTACGCGTGTACTCAGGGTTACGGAG GACCCGTTACCGGTTTCTTGTCTTCGCCATTTTTCCAGCCACTAAGTCGGATctcatattcaatttatttgataCACGTTGGGATTCAAGTGATGAGGCTGACGCATGAAATAACCCTTGACTTTGTTGCCAACTCAACAATC ATTGAAGCTTATTTAACTAATATGGTGATGTCAATAGGGGTGGGGTTTTTCGTATACCTATGTTTCGAAGCCCCAGCTGCGGTgctggaaaatattttcaccaatcGCGTATTAGGATCAAACCAAGCCATACCAACGGAAGGGTTTGACAAGAAGACAAGGATTTCAAATGAGGCTACAAAAGACAAGTGA
- the LOC124221343 gene encoding nose resistant to fluoxetine protein 6-like isoform X2, whose protein sequence is MFFFRNEHLAVLICALTESLVFASLKNDTIKIGTSSTNIVPYLPMRWKEEIKLAVQSSESTCAAKILAVIQAVESGQTWAVQMLDASSGFVRGNILDLGTYDECIEVNGQSDNVSIRGKLCMVSFMSIFRTLTPAISRVNDRIFSSVCFPSSCNETQVEQIMNAALGNIPVLSDLGFSATEALCAREEVEGFSVGTLSTIMFVVAVGVFLIFCTVCDFVRRRRPAEASSVMIKFSKFSFYTNILEMFVTKELPAIEGMRVLSMCWIVVHHQSFMFLLIPTVNRADVDKWYNSWTSLYIEAAPFAVDTFFLLSGFLMAYSFFLARKSGKPINWRRFYLHRYLRLTPSLAFVMLISSFLARWNGNGIIGGSFVARSVENCHENWWVNLLYLQNFVNKERMVNAAISWIIACVLMLLCVGSTHYIYNTDIGYNLALETVYALTSRPFWSIAVAWIVYACTQGYGGPVTGFLSSPFFQPLSRISYSIYLIHVGIQVMRLTHEITLDFVANSTIIEAYLTNMVMSIGVGFFVYLCFEAPAAVLENIFTNRVLGSNQAIPTEGFDKKTRISNEATKDK, encoded by the exons ATGTTCTTCTTTCGCAATGAACACTTAGCAGTATTAATTTGTGCTTTGACGGAAAGTTTGGTTTTCGCgtctttgaaaaatgatacaaTAAAAATCGGAACATCGTCTACAAATATCGTTCCTTATTTACCAATGCGGTGGAAAGAAGAGATCAAATTGGCTGTACAATCGTCCGAATCTACCTGCGCGGCGAAAATTCTTGCTGTAATTCAGGCGGTCGAATCCGGCCAGACATGGGCCGTGCAAA TGCTAGATGCCTCGTCAGGATTTGTAAGAGGTAACATTCTGGATCTCGGAACGTACGATGAATGCATCGAAGTCAATGGACAATCCGACAACGTCAGTATTCGAGGGAAGCTGTGCATGGTGTCGTTTATGTCGATCTTTCGCACACTTACACCTGCAATCAGTCGAGTTAATGATCGCATTTTCTCATCAGTTTGTTTTCCATCCTCTTGCAATGAGACGCAAGTTGAGCAGATCATGAATGCCGCCCTCGGGAACATACCGGTACTAAGCGATCTTGGATTCAGCGCTACCGAAGCATTGTGCGCACGAGAGGAAGTCGAAGGTTTCTCCGTTGGAACATTATCGACGAT AATGTTCGTAGTGGCAGTTGGCGTATTTTTGATATTCTGCACTGTCTGCGATTTCGTGAGGAGACGTAGACCAGCAGAAGCATCTTCTGTGATGATTAAATTCTCGAAATTCTCCTTCTATACAAATATACTTGAAATGTTCGTCACAAAAGAGCTACCGGCGATCGAAGGTATGAGAGTTTTGAGCATGTGCTGGATTGTCGTGCATCATCAGTCCTTCATGTTTCTTCTGATACCGACGGTCAATCGGGCGGACGTGGATAAA TGGTACAATTCATGGACATCTCTTTACATCGAGGCGGCGCCATTCGCTGTCGACACTTTCTTTCTACTGAGCGGATTTTTGATGGCTTACTCGTTTTTCCTAGCAAGAAAATCGGGAAAACCTATTAATTGGAGGAGGTTTTACCTTCATCGCTATCTCAG ATTAACCCCATCTTTGGCTTTCGTCATGTTGATTTCCTCGTTTCTTGCACGTTGGAATGGAAACGGTATCATCGGGGGCTCGTTTGTGGCTAGAAGCGTAGAGAATTGCCATGAAAATTGGTGGGTCAATTTGCTGTACCTTCAGAATTTTGTGAATAAAGAGAGGATG GTGAACGCAGCGATCAGTTGGATCATAGCTTGTGTTCTTATGCTACTTTGCGTAGGGTCTACTCACTATATCTACAACACTGATATTGGGTACAACCTTGCATTGGAAACTGTGTATGCTCTTACGTCACGTCCGTTCTGGTCGATTGCCGTTGCCTGGATCGTTTACGCGTGTACTCAGGGTTACGGAG GACCCGTTACCGGTTTCTTGTCTTCGCCATTTTTCCAGCCACTAAGTCGGATctcatattcaatttatttgataCACGTTGGGATTCAAGTGATGAGGCTGACGCATGAAATAACCCTTGACTTTGTTGCCAACTCAACAATC ATTGAAGCTTATTTAACTAATATGGTGATGTCAATAGGGGTGGGGTTTTTCGTATACCTATGTTTCGAAGCCCCAGCTGCGGTgctggaaaatattttcaccaatcGCGTATTAGGATCAAACCAAGCCATACCAACGGAAGGGTTTGACAAGAAGACAAGGATTTCAAATGAGGCTACAAAAGACAAGTGA
- the LOC124221342 gene encoding nose resistant to fluoxetine protein 6-like encodes MFSHLNLLLAVLFVTSIQSSSFASMDHGTDKSRVWVKRIVTSSRRPWIEGFKSVVQTSESSCADEVAVLIKAIESGQEWALQMLDASSSFQSGLMRGNFRDVGMYDECVEVNERYNNFSIRGKHCTVSLGSMSPTSPALDGMDYLRIFSSLCVPSACNETHVEQIINATIMNTPAISDLEFEVSKASCAQVGSDDLNAGEIYTIIFFSAVVVFMIACTICDIARRLRPTKASSSLDSLAKFSLYTNALAVLSTKVKPDTLRSVQGLRVLSMCWVILGHGFLTLFIRLVVNVFEIDEWLNSWTSLYIEAAPFAVDTFFLVSGFFTAYLLLKAMKSGRRINWPMLYLRRYIRLTTSLAVVMLFVSLLAHRVANGPLWNTLLNTGIQTCQENWWVNLLYLQNLVNVERSCLLHTWYLAADMQLFWISPIIVYPLHRWPKYGIRILGFFLLASIVTPPVVLALNGYSNRICTMRVDLGKAVVNDFYKFYMPTYNRAGAYFVGMLLGYDVVNKKRQLTKVNVSINWLITFVLLLFCACATHLNYSDNFAYNRVLEAVFALTLRPCWSIAMAWVIYACTHGYGGFVNRFLSLPLFLPLSRLSYSTYLLHFLIQSGRNAVARTPVAFSNSLIFYDYFADLALSLIVGFIFTLFFESPMVVLEKMFVKTKSESNRVTLVQGTNKELQVNEAGILKESTKED; translated from the exons ATGTTTTCTCATCTTAACTTACTCTTGGCGGTGCTGTTCGTCACTTCGATACAAAGTTCGAGCTTTGCATCTATGGATCATGGTACGGACAAAAGTAGGGTATGGGTTAAAAGGATTGTTACCTCTTCACGACGGCCATGGATAGAAGGTTTCAAATCAGTTGTCCAAACCTCTGAGTCTTCCTGTGCGGATGAAGTCGCGGTGTTGATAAAAGCCATCGAATCCGGCCAAGAATGGGCTTTGCAAA TGCTGGATGCCTCGTCGAGTTTTCAGTCGGGACTTATGAGAGGAAACTTCAGAGATGTCGGAATGTACGACGAGTGTGTCGAAGTCAATGAGCGATACAACAACTTCAGTATCCGGGGTAAGCACTGCACGGTTTCGCTCGGTTCGATGTCTCCCACGTCACCTGCGCTTGATGGTATGGATTATCTTCGTATTTTCTCATCGCTTTGTGTTCCATCGGCGTGCAATGAGACTCATgttgagcaaataattaatgcCACCATCATGAACACACCGGCTATCAGCGATCTAGAATTTGAAGTTAGTAAAGCGTCCTGTGCGCAAGTGGGATCTGATGATTTGAATGCTGGAGAAATTTACACGAT aatttttttctcggcTGTTGTCGTGTTCATGATTGCTTGTACCATCTGTGACATTGCGAGAAGACTTAGGCCGACAAAAGCATCTAGTTCATTGGATTCTTTGGCGAAATTCTCCCTCTATACCAATGCACTCGCTGTGTTAAGCACGAAAGTTAAACCTGATACGCTGAGATCGGTCCAAGGTCTCAGAGTTCTAAGTATGTGCTGGGTTATACTGGGTCATGGATTCCTTACTTTATTCATCAGGCTGGTTGTCAATGTATTCGAAATCGACGAA TGGTTGAATTCATGGACATCTTTGTACATTGAGGCGGCGCCATTTGCTGTCGACACCTTCTTTCTAGTGAGCGGATTTTTCACAGCTTACTTGCTACTTAAAGCGATGAAATCGGGAAGGCGAATTAATTGGCCAATGCTCTACCTTCGTCGTTACATCAG ACTCACGACATCCTTAGCGGTCGTTATGTTGTTCGTTTCGTTACTTGCACATCGCGTTGCCAACGGCCCTCTATGGAACACTTTGCTTAATACAGGCATACAAACTTGCCAAGAAAATTGGTGGGTCAATTTATTGTACCTTCAAAACTTGGTGAATGTGGAACGATCG tGTTTACTGCACACCTGGTATTTGGCTGCCGACATGCAACTCTTTTGGATATCTCCAATTATTGTATATCCACTTCATCGCTGGCCAAAATATGGAATCCGAATACTTGGTTTCTTCCTTCTTGCCTCGATTGTCACACCACCCGTTGTTCTAGCTCTCAACGGTTACTCTAATAGAATATGCACCATGCGCGTGGATCTGGG AAAAGCGGTCGTGAATGACTTTTACAAGTTCTACATGCCGACTTACAACCGAGCCGGCGCCTACTTCGTAGGAATGCTTTTGGGTTACGACGTAGTGAATAAGAAGAGGCAGTTAACGAAG GTGAACGTATCGATCAACTGGCTTATAACCTTTGTTCTTCTCCTATTTTGCGCGTGCGCTACTCATCTTAACTACAGTGATAATTTCGCATATAACCGCGTATTGGAAGCTGTATTCGCCCTGACGTTACGTCCATGCTGGTCGATTGCCATGGCTTGGGTCATTTATGCATGTACTCACGGATATGGAG GTTTCGTAAACAGATTTTTGTCCTTGCCGCTCTTCTTGCCTCTTAGTCGGTTATCATATTCCACATATTTGCTGCATTTTTTGATTCAATCTGGAAGGAATGCTGTCGCACGGACTCCAGTGgcgttttcaaattctttaatt TTTTATGATTATTTTGCTGATTTGGCGCTTTCACTCATCGTGGGTTTTATCTTCACCTTATTCTTCGAATCTCCGATGGTTGTGCTGGAGAAAATGTTCGTTAAAACCAAATCAGAGTCTAACCGAGTTACCCTGGTACAAGGTACGAACAAGGAACTGCAGGTCAACGAAGCAGGAATTCTAAAAGAATCGACAAAGGAGGACTGA